The sequence below is a genomic window from Alphaproteobacteria bacterium.
TCGAACCGGCGAGCGCACCCATGCTGAGGTCGTCGGTCAACAGCAGACCGTCGAATCCGATTTCCCGGCGGATGACTTCTTCGATTACGACCTTGGAGAGGGTCGCCGCCATGGTCGGATCAAGCTGCTCATACAGGACATGCGCGGTCATCGCCCAAGGCATGTCGCGCAGCGCCTGAAACGGCACAAAATCAGTCTCCGCGAGCGCCGCCCTCGACGCATCGACGCGGGGCAGGCTCTTGTGACTGTCGGCCCGCGCCCGGCCATGCCCCGGTATATGCTTGATCACCGGCGTGACGCCCCCAGCCATCAGCCCTTCGCATGCCGCGCGCCCCAGTTCCGCGACGACCAAGGGATCGTCGCAATAGGCCCGGTCGCCGATGATGTCATGGGATCCCGCGGCCGGAATGTCGAGCACGGGCAGGCAATCGACATCGATGCCGATCGCCAGCAACTCGGCGGCAAGGAGGCGCGCGTTCAAACGAACCGCATCTTTGGCGCGGTCTTTATCGATTGCCGCCAAGCGGCCAAAAACGGCCGCCGCAGGAGCATCCCGCCAATGCGGGGGAGACAGCCGCTGAACCCGGCCGCCTTCCTGGTCGATCAGGACCGGGGCCCTGGAACGGTCGATGCATTCGCGCATGGCGAGTGTTAGCGCAGCGACCTGTTTCGGGCTTTCGCAATTCCGCGCGAACATAATGAAACCGAGCGGCGACACGCTGCGGAAGAACGCCTTTTCTTCCGAGGTGAGTTCCAAACCGCCGCACCCGAAGATGACCGCTTTCGGCCTAGCCATGCTAACGCCGCACCACGAGACACCCGACGTTGCGTTGGGTCAACACGGCACACAACCGTTTCCCTTCGGCCTCGGTGGCAATCGGACCCGCTTGAACGCGGTAGTAGACGCCCTTATCCTCGCCGAGATCGATTTTCTGGATTACCGGCTCGAGGTCCGCCAGGACATCATAGTGCTTGCCAATCAGGGCGTCCCAAGCCCCAGCGGCGGCGGCCGGCGATCGCATCGAAGCGAGCTGCAGCCGAAACGGCGAAAGATCGAATTCGGCGCCCTGTTGGGTCGACCCGTCGACGCTCGCCGTTTCGGCGGCGCCAGACTCGGCAACGACCGGCGGCGGTGGCTTGGCACCTGGCGTGCTCGGAATATCTTCATTCGCTGTTTCGGTCGTCGCGGGCGGGGTCGCTACCGGTGGAAGGGTACTCGACTCCGGCTGGGCCAACTCCGGCATGGGTTTGGGACGGCGTGTGATGATTGGCTCTTCCGGGCCCGGCCCAAGCTGCGCTTCCTCTTCCTTGGCCGGACCGGGTGCGATCTTGCCGTAGACCAAGGTATCGCGATAAGGCACTTCCATGCCGCCCGGTGCCTCGGGGCGGACTTTGATCGGCTTCGCGTCGGCGGTGATTACCGGCGCCACGCTTTCGCTGCCATAGCGGATACCCTCGGTATAGGCATACCACATTCCGATACCGAACCCCGCGAAGACGACGAGTACGAGCACGCCCACCCATACCCGGCGGCGGCGAGGTCTTTCCTCGAACGTAGTTGGTTCCCCTGCGTGATCGTCAAAATCCTCGGACGTCACCGCATCTCCTCCACGGGCGTCACGTCGAACACCTCCAGACCGGACGCGATCACGATGGCCATCGCGCGCACCAGGGCCATTCGCGCCAGTGTCGCCGGCATGTCGTCCGCCTTCACGAATCGCAGGCTGGCATCGTCCCTGCCCTTTGTCCATAGGTGGTGGAAGGCGGCGGCAAGATCATACAGGTAGAAGGCCAAGCGATGCGGCTCATGCGCCTCGGCGGCGGCCTCGAGTGCCCGCGGCCAGGTCGCCATCGCCTTGACCAAGGC
It includes:
- the nagZ gene encoding beta-N-acetylhexosaminidase yields the protein MARPKAVIFGCGGLELTSEEKAFFRSVSPLGFIMFARNCESPKQVAALTLAMRECIDRSRAPVLIDQEGGRVQRLSPPHWRDAPAAAVFGRLAAIDKDRAKDAVRLNARLLAAELLAIGIDVDCLPVLDIPAAGSHDIIGDRAYCDDPLVVAELGRAACEGLMAGGVTPVIKHIPGHGRARADSHKSLPRVDASRAALAETDFVPFQALRDMPWAMTAHVLYEQLDPTMAATLSKVVIEEVIRREIGFDGLLLTDDLSMGALAGSMADRTRLSLAAGCDVILHCNGDLTEMREIADECPELGAAGWERYERGTRLIGAAADFDVAAASAALADLLG